The Candidatus Poribacteria bacterium region TTGGAGGAGGACGATTCGGCGTTGCTATATACATGTCGCCCCTCACGAGGCTTTGATTCTATCAAAAGGGATAGTTCAATTGGGCAATTATCCATAATGCCCTGGCAAAATCTAACAGAATCTAACACTTTTTGCAAAAATCAGGTCTCCTGCCCAACGGGTTGGGGGACCTAGCCCCTACGGATTCAATCTTCCGTCTTCTCGTTTTCCCATCTTTACCCATCCGTGGGTGCGATGCAGTCGGCGGAGTCGTTACTGGGTCGATTGACGAGGCGTGAAACTGGGTAAGCCTCCATTTCTTCAGTGGGATACGCCGTGAGGAGTCCATCCAACTGTTTGGGGGATTGATCGCTCGGATCTAGCCATAGATCATAGGCGTCAGGTTCAAGGATAACCGGCATCCGCCGGTGGATAGTCTGCATGAGAGAGTTCGGGGAGGTTGTGATGATTGTGCAGGAGAGAAGCGGATCATCATCTATATTTGGGGACCACGTCTCCCATAGTCCCGCGAACGCAAAGGGCTTTTCCGATTTGAGGCGAATATAGAAAGGGGTTTTGGTCTTACTCCCGGGTTCAGCCTTCCACTCATAAAACCCGTCGGTAAGGATGAGACACCGTCGTCGCTTATAGGGCGTCCGAAAGGAGGGTTTGTCCGCTAAGGTTTCTGCACGCGCATTAATCATGCGATTACCGATTTTGGGATCCTTCGCCCAGGACGGAATCAGTCCCCATTGGAAAAATTCTACGCTGTTCTCACCGTTATTCGGTACAACAGCAATTGTCTGAGAGGGAGCGATGTTGTAACGGGGAACCACTTCATCGGGCATTGTGAAGCCGGGAAAAGTTTCTGTCAAAGTCTCAGGGTCTGTTCTCAATGTGAATCGTCCGCACATGGCTAGTCTCCTAAAAAAGAATTGCTCATGTAAAAAGAAGGTGCAAACCGTAAAAAGTGTGAAACGTGATACCCTGATAGGATCGGGATCCACGGTATCGTAAGCCTCCGATGAATCGGAGTCAACGATACCGGGACGTGAAAGGTGGAAACCATTTATCAAAAAATCCTTTAGGTCTAAGCCCCAAACAGTTATGTTTGGGATACAGATTGCTTTAGCAGTTTTTCTGTTGANNNNNNNNNNNNNNNNNNNNNNNNNNNNNNNNNNNNNNNNNNNNNNNNNNNNNNNNNNNNNNNNNNNNNNNNNNNNNNNNNNNNNNNNNNNNGCAGTCGTGTTGACCGCACAATTAGAAAGTGGATTCCCTAAC contains the following coding sequences:
- a CDS encoding SOS response-associated peptidase translates to MCGRFTLRTDPETLTETFPGFTMPDEVVPRYNIAPSQTIAVVPNNGENSVEFFQWGLIPSWAKDPKIGNRMINARAETLADKPSFRTPYKRRRCLILTDGFYEWKAEPGSKTKTPFYIRLKSEKPFAFAGLWETWSPNIDDDPLLSCTIITTSPNSLMQTIHRRMPVILEPDAYDLWLDPSDQSPKQLDGLLTAYPTEEMEAYPVSRLVNRPSNDSADCIAPTDG